In one window of Thermus aquaticus DNA:
- the glpK gene encoding glycerol kinase GlpK, translated as MRYLLALDQGTTSSRAILFTLQGEVVAVGRRAFRQLYPRPGLVEHDPWEIWESQLLAAQEALKAAGVGAEEVLALGLTNQRETTLVWDRATGRPLYNAIVWQDRRTAPLCEAFKEKGLEPLFRERTGLLLDPYFSGTKLLWLLENVPELREKAERGEALFGTVDTWLIWNLTGGKVHATDPTNASRTLLFRLDRLEWDGELLDLLKVPRAMLPEVRPSDGDFGETLPELFGASIPIRGVLGDQQVALFGQAALLAGEGKCTYGTGAFLLLNTGERAIPSRKGLLTTVAWSLGGKATYALEGSVFVAGAAVGWLKEVGLIAESREVEALARSVEDTGGVYLVPAFTGLGAPYWDPYARGAILGLTRGTTGAHLARAALEGVAFLVADVAEAMAEEAGLPLEELRVDGGMAENDLFLQIQADLLGRPVARPRVTETTALGAALMAGVGAGALDPEGVRRAWSLEARFLPKMPEDRRQALRRGWQRAVERALGFARGT; from the coding sequence ATGAGGTACCTTTTGGCCTTAGACCAGGGCACCACCTCGAGCCGGGCCATCCTCTTCACCCTCCAGGGCGAGGTGGTGGCGGTGGGGCGGCGGGCTTTCCGGCAGCTCTACCCCAGGCCGGGCCTGGTGGAGCACGACCCCTGGGAGATCTGGGAAAGCCAACTTCTCGCCGCCCAGGAGGCCCTGAAGGCGGCGGGGGTGGGGGCGGAGGAGGTTTTGGCCCTGGGCCTCACCAACCAGCGGGAGACCACTTTGGTCTGGGACAGGGCCACGGGGAGGCCCCTCTACAACGCCATCGTCTGGCAGGACCGGCGCACGGCCCCCTTGTGCGAGGCCTTTAAGGAGAAGGGCCTCGAGCCCCTCTTCCGGGAACGGACCGGCCTCCTCCTGGACCCCTATTTCTCGGGGACGAAGCTCCTGTGGCTTTTGGAGAACGTCCCCGAGCTTCGGGAGAAGGCCGAGCGGGGCGAGGCCCTCTTCGGCACCGTGGACACCTGGCTCATCTGGAACCTGACCGGGGGAAAGGTCCACGCCACCGACCCCACGAACGCCAGCCGCACCCTCCTCTTCCGCCTGGACCGCCTGGAGTGGGACGGGGAGCTTCTGGACCTCCTAAAGGTTCCCCGGGCCATGCTTCCCGAGGTGCGCCCTTCGGACGGGGACTTTGGCGAGACCCTGCCGGAGCTTTTTGGGGCCTCCATCCCCATCCGCGGGGTTCTCGGGGACCAGCAGGTGGCCCTCTTCGGCCAGGCGGCCCTCTTGGCGGGGGAGGGGAAGTGCACCTACGGCACCGGGGCCTTTCTGCTTCTGAACACCGGGGAGCGGGCCATCCCTTCCCGGAAGGGCCTCCTCACCACCGTGGCCTGGAGCCTGGGCGGGAAGGCCACCTATGCCCTGGAGGGGAGCGTCTTCGTGGCCGGGGCGGCCGTGGGCTGGCTGAAGGAGGTGGGCCTCATCGCCGAAAGCCGCGAGGTGGAGGCCCTGGCCCGGAGCGTGGAGGACACGGGCGGGGTCTACCTGGTCCCCGCCTTCACCGGCCTCGGGGCCCCCTACTGGGACCCCTACGCCCGGGGGGCCATCCTGGGCCTCACCCGGGGGACCACCGGGGCCCACCTGGCCCGGGCGGCCTTGGAGGGGGTGGCCTTCCTGGTGGCCGACGTGGCCGAGGCCATGGCCGAGGAGGCGGGGCTTCCCCTCGAGGAGCTTAGGGTGGACGGGGGCATGGCGGAAAACGATCTCTTCCTCCAGATCCAGGCGGACCTCCTGGGGAGGCCGGTGGCCCGGCCCCGGGTGACGGAGACCACGGCCTTGGGGGCGGCCCTCATGGCCGGGGTGGGGGCGGGGGCCTTGGACCCGGAGGGGGTGAGGAGGGCCTGGAGCCTGGAGGCCCGCTTCCTGCCCAAAATGCCCGAGGACCGCCGCCAGGCCCTCAGGCGGGGCTGGCAACGGGCGGTGGAGCGGGCTTTAGGCTTCGCCAGGGGGACATGA
- the galT gene encoding galactose-1-phosphate uridylyltransferase, with protein MPAFYKRHHRKADGRELILYSLSPLTAEALPEPLEAFGPAPHLRYHPLRREGGVYAAHRQERTFLPPKEHCPLCPSREGSFPTEIPFPEFQVAVFENRFPSLVPGPPPPPEGLPVAVGEALGRCEVVVYTMAHTGSLASLSEEERLLLAWVWRERYQALYAMEGVRFVMPFENRGEAVGVTLHHPHGQIYAYPFVPPVLERESQAFREGAVLLDLFPHLDPYAVDQEEGFLAFVPPFARYPFEVWVAPRERHPGPWTFSEGDMAAFARLLGRVVARYDALYGEPFPYVMVFHAAPLGEEGTFHFHVEFYPPRRTRDKLKFLAGTELGAGTFVVDALPEETARLLREAL; from the coding sequence ATGCCTGCGTTTTATAAACGCCACCACCGCAAGGCCGACGGGCGGGAGCTGATCCTCTATAGCCTCTCGCCCCTCACGGCCGAGGCCCTCCCTGAGCCCTTGGAGGCCTTCGGGCCCGCCCCCCACCTCCGCTACCACCCCCTGCGGCGGGAGGGGGGGGTCTACGCTGCCCATCGGCAGGAGCGGACCTTTTTGCCCCCCAAGGAGCACTGCCCCCTCTGCCCGAGCCGGGAGGGGAGCTTCCCTACCGAGATCCCCTTCCCCGAGTTCCAGGTGGCCGTCTTTGAGAACCGCTTCCCCTCCCTGGTGCCGGGCCCGCCCCCGCCCCCCGAGGGGCTTCCCGTGGCCGTGGGGGAGGCCTTAGGGCGGTGCGAGGTGGTGGTCTACACCATGGCCCACACGGGTAGCCTGGCTTCCCTCTCCGAGGAAGAGCGGCTTCTTCTGGCCTGGGTCTGGCGGGAGCGGTACCAGGCCCTCTACGCCATGGAGGGGGTGCGCTTCGTCATGCCCTTTGAAAACCGCGGGGAGGCGGTGGGGGTCACCCTCCACCACCCCCACGGGCAGATCTACGCCTACCCCTTCGTGCCCCCCGTTTTGGAGCGGGAGAGCCAGGCCTTCCGGGAAGGGGCGGTCCTCCTGGACCTCTTCCCTCACCTGGACCCTTACGCCGTGGACCAGGAGGAGGGCTTTCTGGCCTTCGTTCCCCCCTTCGCCCGCTACCCCTTTGAGGTCTGGGTGGCCCCAAGGGAGCGCCACCCCGGCCCCTGGACCTTCTCGGAAGGGGATATGGCCGCCTTCGCCCGGCTTTTGGGCCGGGTGGTGGCCCGGTACGACGCCCTTTACGGGGAGCCTTTCCCCTACGTGATGGTCTTCCACGCCGCCCCCTTGGGGGAGGAGGGCACCTTCCACTTCCACGTGGAGTTCTACCCACCCAGGCGGACCCGGGATAAGCTGAAGTTTCTCGCGGGCACGGAGCTGGGGGCGGGGACCTTTGTGGTGGACGCCTTGCCGGAGGAAACGGCGAGGCTTTTGCGGGAGGCGCTATGA
- a CDS encoding ribose-phosphate diphosphokinase, whose product MEIRLFTGNAHPDLARRVAEALGVPLGQALVDRFPDGEVRVRLLESVRGDDVYLVQPTSPPVNDHLMELLLLADAARRSSAARINAVIPYFGYARQDKQTEGREPVSAKLVASLLERVGVHRVIAIDLHAPQIQGFFDIPVDHLSAVRLFARYLKERGYAENAVVVSPDAGRAEEARRLAERLGLPFAMLAKRRHGPRETSVTYVIGDVEGKRPLLVDDIVSTGGTIRRGVEALLLAGALPEIVVLATHAVLVGGARENLAHPAIREVVFTDTIPLRDGGYTVLSTAELLAQAIRHVHTNQSVSALI is encoded by the coding sequence ATGGAAATCCGGCTCTTCACGGGGAATGCCCACCCCGACCTGGCCCGGCGGGTGGCGGAGGCCCTGGGGGTCCCTCTGGGCCAGGCCCTGGTGGACCGCTTTCCCGACGGGGAGGTGCGGGTAAGGCTTTTGGAGAGCGTCCGGGGGGACGATGTCTACCTGGTCCAACCCACCTCGCCTCCCGTCAACGACCACCTCATGGAGCTCCTCCTCCTGGCCGACGCCGCCCGGAGGAGCTCCGCCGCCCGCATCAACGCCGTGATCCCCTACTTCGGCTACGCCCGCCAGGACAAGCAGACCGAAGGCCGCGAGCCCGTGAGCGCCAAGCTGGTGGCGAGCCTCCTGGAAAGGGTGGGGGTCCACCGGGTCATCGCCATTGACCTCCACGCCCCCCAGATCCAGGGGTTCTTTGACATCCCCGTGGACCACCTCTCCGCCGTGCGCCTCTTCGCCCGCTACCTGAAGGAGCGGGGGTATGCGGAAAACGCCGTGGTGGTCTCCCCGGATGCCGGGAGGGCCGAGGAGGCCAGGCGGCTTGCGGAAAGGCTTGGCCTCCCCTTCGCCATGCTGGCCAAGCGCCGCCACGGGCCCCGGGAGACCTCGGTCACCTACGTGATCGGGGATGTGGAGGGGAAGAGGCCCCTTTTGGTGGACGACATCGTCTCCACCGGGGGTACCATCAGGCGGGGGGTGGAGGCCCTCCTTTTGGCGGGCGCTCTGCCGGAGATCGTGGTCCTGGCCACCCACGCCGTGCTAGTGGGCGGGGCCCGGGAGAACCTGGCCCACCCCGCCATAAGGGAGGTGGTCTTCACCGACACCATCCCCCTTAGGGACGGGGGCTACACCGTCCTCTCCACCGCCGAGCTTCTGGCCCAGGCCATCCGCCACGTGCACACCAACCAGTCCGTGAGCGCCCTCATCTAG
- the ddl gene encoding D-alanine--D-alanine ligase produces MRVLLIAGGKSPEHEVSLASAEGVLKHMPFPTELAVIAKDGAWLLGEEALRALEAKVAPKGEHPFPPPLDWDRYGVVFPLLHGPMGEDGTIQGFLEMLGKPYVGAGVAGSALCMDKDFSKRVLAQAGIPVVPWVALYRGETPLVPFEPPFFVKPANTGSSIGISRVERYADLEEALEEAFRHDRKAVVEKALSGVRELEVGVLGNVFGEASPVGEVRYEAPFYDYETKYTPGRAELLIPAPLDPGTEETVQEMALKAYKVLGLRGMARVDFFLAEGELYLNEVNTIPGFPPTSMFPRLFLAKGLTYPELLRRLVELALS; encoded by the coding sequence ATTCGCGTTCTTCTCATCGCCGGCGGTAAGAGCCCCGAACACGAGGTCTCCTTGGCCTCGGCGGAAGGGGTCTTGAAGCACATGCCCTTTCCCACGGAGCTGGCCGTCATCGCCAAGGACGGGGCCTGGCTTCTGGGGGAGGAGGCGTTGAGGGCCCTGGAGGCCAAGGTGGCCCCCAAGGGGGAGCACCCCTTCCCGCCTCCTTTGGACTGGGACCGCTACGGGGTGGTCTTCCCCCTCCTCCACGGGCCCATGGGCGAGGACGGCACCATCCAGGGCTTCTTGGAGATGCTGGGCAAGCCCTACGTGGGGGCGGGGGTGGCGGGAAGCGCCCTGTGCATGGACAAGGACTTTTCCAAGCGGGTCCTGGCCCAGGCGGGGATTCCCGTGGTGCCCTGGGTGGCCCTCTACCGGGGGGAGACCCCCCTGGTGCCCTTTGAGCCTCCCTTCTTCGTCAAGCCCGCCAACACCGGCTCCAGCATCGGCATCTCCAGGGTGGAGCGCTACGCCGACCTGGAGGAGGCCCTGGAGGAGGCCTTCCGCCACGACCGGAAGGCGGTGGTGGAGAAGGCCCTTTCCGGGGTTAGGGAGCTGGAGGTGGGGGTTTTGGGGAACGTCTTCGGGGAGGCCAGCCCCGTGGGGGAGGTGCGCTACGAGGCCCCCTTTTACGACTATGAGACCAAGTACACCCCGGGCCGGGCGGAGCTCCTCATCCCCGCCCCCCTGGACCCAGGGACCGAGGAGACGGTGCAGGAGATGGCCCTGAAGGCCTACAAGGTCCTGGGCCTCAGGGGCATGGCCCGGGTGGACTTCTTCCTGGCGGAGGGTGAGCTTTACCTGAACGAGGTGAACACCATCCCCGGCTTCCCCCCCACCAGCATGTTCCCCCGCCTCTTCCTGGCCAAGGGGCTCACCTACCCTGAGCTTCTAAGGCGCCTGGTGGAGCTGGCTCTGAGCTAA
- a CDS encoding FAD-dependent oxidoreductase: protein MMDREALWARLKEPFDLLILGGGATGAGVLWEVTLRGLKAALVEARDFASGTSSRSTKLLHGGVRYLELAVKRLDARQLRLVREALGERKVVLELAPHLARPLTLLTPLFRPLEIPYYWAGLKLYDLLSGKRRLGQSRYLPPKAVRDLFPDLPPTLGAVAYQDGQFADHRLNLALVLSALERGAVALNYAEAKALLWEGGRVRGAVVQDRLTGKEVEVFAKAVVNATGPLADGVRRLLDPDLPPLLTPSSGVHLVLDYPLKAGLLIPRTRDGRVLFLLPYRGMALLGTTDLPAEPAFCPLPREEEVAYLLEEIRPYLGDLSGRVRASWSGLRPLVGKGETRLLVRDHHIEELRGLYTLVGGKWTTFRLMALDLVERIAKDLGLSLPPSTSHTTPLLGAGERPLLDLPEAVARHLYETYGTLAGEVLVLGERPLLPGLPYLEGEVVWAVRQELAAKPMDVLARRLGLALLDREKALSALPRVVEIMAPLLGWDEGRAQAELREAREALPGLC from the coding sequence ATGATGGACCGGGAAGCCCTCTGGGCAAGGCTCAAGGAGCCCTTTGACCTCCTGATCCTGGGCGGGGGGGCCACGGGGGCCGGGGTTCTGTGGGAGGTCACCTTGAGGGGCCTGAAGGCCGCTTTGGTGGAGGCCCGGGACTTCGCCTCAGGGACCAGCTCTAGGAGCACCAAGCTCCTCCACGGGGGGGTGCGCTACTTGGAGTTAGCGGTGAAGCGGCTGGACGCCCGCCAGCTCCGGCTGGTCCGGGAGGCCCTGGGGGAAAGGAAGGTGGTCCTGGAGCTGGCTCCCCACCTGGCCCGGCCCCTCACCCTCCTCACCCCCCTCTTCCGCCCCCTGGAGATCCCCTACTACTGGGCGGGCCTCAAGCTCTACGACCTCCTTTCGGGCAAGAGGCGCCTGGGCCAAAGCCGCTACCTCCCCCCAAAGGCGGTGCGGGACCTCTTCCCCGACCTCCCCCCCACCCTGGGGGCCGTGGCCTACCAGGACGGCCAGTTCGCCGACCACCGCCTGAACCTGGCCCTGGTCCTCTCGGCCCTGGAGCGGGGGGCGGTAGCCCTCAATTACGCCGAGGCCAAGGCCCTCCTTTGGGAAGGGGGGCGGGTTCGGGGAGCGGTGGTGCAGGACCGCCTCACGGGAAAGGAGGTGGAGGTCTTTGCTAAGGCGGTGGTGAACGCCACCGGCCCCCTGGCCGATGGGGTGCGCCGCCTTCTGGACCCGGACCTTCCCCCCCTCCTCACCCCCTCCAGCGGGGTCCACCTGGTCCTGGACTACCCCCTGAAGGCGGGCCTCCTCATCCCCAGGACCCGGGACGGGCGGGTCCTCTTCCTCCTGCCCTACCGGGGCATGGCCCTCCTGGGCACCACCGACCTCCCCGCCGAGCCCGCCTTCTGCCCCCTTCCCCGGGAGGAGGAGGTGGCCTACCTCCTGGAGGAGATCCGCCCCTACCTGGGGGACCTCTCGGGCCGGGTCCGGGCCTCCTGGTCGGGCCTGAGGCCCCTGGTGGGGAAGGGGGAGACCCGGCTATTGGTGCGGGACCACCACATAGAGGAGCTCCGGGGCCTCTACACCCTGGTGGGGGGGAAGTGGACCACCTTCCGCCTCATGGCCCTGGACCTGGTGGAGAGGATCGCCAAGGACCTGGGCCTTTCCCTTCCTCCCTCCACCTCCCACACCACCCCCCTGCTGGGAGCGGGGGAGAGGCCCCTTTTGGACCTCCCCGAGGCGGTGGCCCGGCACCTTTACGAGACCTACGGCACCCTGGCGGGGGAGGTGCTGGTCCTGGGGGAGAGGCCCCTCCTTCCCGGCCTCCCCTACCTGGAGGGGGAGGTGGTGTGGGCGGTGCGCCAGGAGCTCGCCGCTAAGCCCATGGACGTGCTGGCCCGGAGGCTGGGCCTCGCCCTGCTGGACCGGGAGAAGGCCCTTTCGGCCCTGCCCCGGGTGGTGGAGATCATGGCTCCCCTCCTGGGCTGGGACGAGGGGCGGGCCCAGGCGGAGCTTAGGGAGGCCAGGGAGGCCCTCCCTGGGCTTTGCTAA
- the ftsH gene encoding ATP-dependent zinc metalloprotease FtsH, whose amino-acid sequence MPQRINPFTLIFLLLLGYLAYTSLTGPPAPTLAYTEFRELVRQGKVAEVTLEETRILGLLKAPERFPTPQGERVARRFQVPLPPVAVQDPELLRFLEENGVKVVTKPPSLWPQVLLYVGSTLLLIAFFWFFFMRAQGGAGQVMQFGQSRARLYGKEKRVNTTFKDVAGHEEAKRELMEVVDFLKNPKKYLELGAEIPKGVLLVGPPGTGKTLLARAVAGEAGVPFFSVSASEFMEMFVGVGASRVRSLFEDARKNAPSIIFIDELDSIGRKRGAGIGGGHDEREQTLNQILSEMDGFEKDTSVIVLAATNRPDILDPALLRPGRFDRQVVVGLPSLEERKEILLVHLRGKPVAEDVDALELAHLTPGFSGADLKNLVNEAALMAARNEEKRIRKEHFLKALDKIVLGLERPTLKLSEEEKRAVAYHEAGHAVVGEVLPHADKTEKVSIVPRGMALGARWSKPEERVLVSREHLMDELSVLMAGRAAEELFTGTVTTGAQDDFKRATGLAKRMVLDWGMGEHFRNIAWGSDSGPIFLGEEIAKKKDHSEETARLIDQDIRAILDEAYARARQVLLEHAEAMHRIAEELLREETIPGERVRAILKETAPVQKSQEG is encoded by the coding sequence TTGCCGCAGCGAATCAACCCCTTCACCCTAATCTTTCTGCTCCTTCTGGGCTATCTGGCCTACACCAGCCTGACCGGCCCCCCGGCCCCCACCCTGGCCTACACCGAGTTCCGGGAGCTGGTGCGCCAGGGCAAGGTGGCCGAGGTGACCCTGGAGGAGACCCGGATCCTGGGGCTTTTAAAAGCGCCCGAGCGCTTCCCCACCCCCCAAGGGGAAAGGGTGGCCCGGCGCTTTCAGGTCCCCCTGCCCCCCGTGGCGGTCCAGGACCCCGAGCTTCTGCGCTTCCTGGAGGAAAACGGGGTCAAGGTGGTCACCAAACCCCCCTCCCTCTGGCCCCAGGTCCTCCTCTACGTGGGCTCCACCCTCCTCCTCATCGCCTTCTTCTGGTTCTTCTTCATGCGGGCCCAGGGCGGGGCGGGCCAGGTGATGCAGTTCGGCCAGAGCCGGGCCCGGCTCTACGGCAAGGAGAAGCGGGTTAACACCACCTTCAAGGACGTAGCCGGCCACGAGGAGGCCAAAAGGGAGCTCATGGAGGTGGTGGACTTCCTCAAAAACCCCAAGAAGTACCTGGAGCTGGGGGCGGAGATCCCCAAAGGGGTCCTCCTGGTGGGCCCCCCGGGCACGGGCAAGACCCTGTTGGCCCGGGCCGTGGCCGGGGAGGCCGGGGTCCCCTTCTTCTCCGTCTCCGCCAGCGAGTTCATGGAGATGTTCGTAGGCGTGGGGGCCAGCCGGGTGCGGAGCCTCTTTGAGGACGCCCGCAAAAACGCCCCCAGCATCATCTTCATAGACGAGCTGGACTCCATCGGCAGAAAGCGGGGGGCGGGGATCGGGGGCGGCCACGACGAGCGGGAGCAGACCCTGAACCAGATCCTCTCGGAGATGGACGGCTTTGAGAAGGACACCTCGGTCATCGTCCTGGCGGCCACCAACCGCCCCGACATCCTGGACCCCGCCCTTCTGCGCCCGGGCCGCTTTGACCGCCAGGTGGTGGTGGGTCTGCCCTCGCTGGAGGAGCGCAAGGAGATCCTCCTGGTGCACCTGCGGGGCAAGCCCGTGGCCGAGGACGTGGACGCCCTGGAGCTGGCCCACCTCACCCCCGGCTTCTCCGGAGCGGACCTCAAGAACCTGGTCAACGAGGCCGCCCTGATGGCGGCCCGGAACGAGGAAAAAAGGATCCGCAAGGAGCATTTCCTCAAGGCCCTGGACAAGATCGTCCTGGGCTTGGAGCGGCCCACCTTAAAGCTCTCCGAGGAGGAAAAGCGGGCCGTAGCCTACCACGAGGCGGGGCACGCCGTCGTGGGGGAGGTTCTCCCCCACGCCGACAAAACCGAAAAGGTCTCCATCGTCCCCCGGGGGATGGCCCTGGGAGCCCGCTGGAGCAAGCCCGAGGAAAGGGTCCTGGTCTCCCGGGAGCACCTGATGGACGAGCTTTCCGTCCTTATGGCGGGCCGGGCCGCCGAGGAGCTCTTCACCGGCACCGTGACCACCGGGGCCCAGGACGACTTCAAGCGGGCCACGGGGCTCGCCAAGCGCATGGTCCTGGACTGGGGCATGGGGGAGCACTTCCGGAACATCGCCTGGGGCTCGGACTCGGGGCCCATCTTCCTGGGGGAGGAGATCGCCAAGAAGAAGGACCACTCCGAGGAGACTGCCCGCCTCATTGACCAGGACATCCGGGCCATCCTGGACGAGGCCTACGCCAGGGCCCGCCAGGTCCTCCTGGAGCACGCCGAGGCCATGCACAGGATCGCCGAGGAGCTTCTAAGAGAGGAGACCATCCCCGGGGAGAGGGTCCGGGCCATTCTGAAGGAAACCGCCCCCGTCCAGAAGAGCCAGGAGGGCTAA
- the pth gene encoding aminoacyl-tRNA hydrolase, whose protein sequence is MFLVVGQGNPGEAYARTRHNVGFMVLDRLGLPFRKKGEALVAEARGGLFVKPLTYYNLTGRVVAPLARFYKIPPERILVVHDEMDLPLGRLRFRAGGSAAGNRGVASIAEALGTADFHRLRIGIGKPPAKELGAAYVLSPFSEEEVPILARVLEAAEKAVWCWVEEGLLPCAGRFNGLDLRSGG, encoded by the coding sequence ATGTTCCTTGTGGTGGGGCAGGGCAACCCGGGGGAGGCCTACGCCAGGACCCGGCACAACGTGGGCTTCATGGTCCTGGACCGCCTGGGCCTTCCCTTCCGCAAGAAGGGGGAGGCCCTGGTGGCGGAGGCCAGGGGAGGGCTTTTCGTGAAGCCCCTGACCTACTACAACCTCACCGGGCGGGTGGTGGCCCCCCTGGCCCGGTTCTACAAGATCCCCCCGGAGAGGATCCTGGTGGTCCACGACGAGATGGACCTGCCCCTGGGCCGCCTCCGCTTTAGAGCGGGGGGGAGCGCCGCCGGGAACCGGGGGGTGGCCTCCATCGCCGAGGCCTTGGGCACCGCGGACTTTCACCGCTTGCGGATCGGCATCGGCAAGCCTCCGGCCAAGGAGCTGGGGGCGGCCTACGTCCTCTCGCCCTTTTCCGAGGAGGAGGTGCCCATTCTGGCCAGGGTCCTCGAGGCGGCCGAGAAGGCGGTCTGGTGCTGGGTGGAGGAGGGGCTTCTCCCTTGCGCCGGTCGCTTCAACGGCCTGGACCTGAGGTCCGGTGGGTAA
- a CDS encoding 50S ribosomal protein L25, whose amino-acid sequence MEYRIKAYYREGEKPQALRRAGKLPGVMYNKSLNRKVYVDLSEFDKVFRQASIHHVIVLELPDGEVPTLVRQVNLNKRRRRPEHVDFFVLSDEPVEMYIPLRFVGTPVGVREGGVLQEVHRDILVRVSPRNIPEFIEVDVSGLGIGDSLHAADLKLPEGVKLAINPEETIAAVVPPEDVEKLAAEAAEAPPEPEVIKKGKKEEEA is encoded by the coding sequence ATGGAGTACCGCATAAAAGCCTACTACCGCGAGGGGGAGAAGCCCCAGGCCTTGAGGCGGGCCGGCAAGCTTCCCGGGGTCATGTACAACAAGAGCCTGAACCGCAAGGTCTACGTGGACCTTTCGGAGTTTGACAAGGTCTTCCGCCAGGCCTCCATCCACCACGTGATCGTCCTGGAGCTTCCCGATGGGGAGGTGCCCACCCTGGTGCGCCAGGTGAACCTCAACAAAAGGCGCCGCCGCCCGGAGCACGTGGACTTTTTCGTCCTCTCCGATGAGCCCGTGGAGATGTACATCCCCTTGCGCTTCGTGGGCACGCCTGTGGGCGTGCGGGAAGGCGGGGTGCTTCAGGAGGTCCACCGGGATATATTGGTGCGGGTCTCCCCCCGCAACATCCCCGAGTTCATTGAGGTGGACGTCTCCGGCCTGGGCATCGGGGATAGCCTCCACGCCGCCGACCTCAAGCTTCCCGAGGGGGTAAAGCTGGCCATCAACCCGGAGGAGACCATCGCCGCCGTGGTGCCGCCCGAGGACGTGGAGAAGCTGGCCGCCGAGGCCGCCGAAGCGCCCCCTGAGCCCGAGGTCATCAAGAAGGGCAAGAAGGAGGAGGAGGCCTAG
- a CDS encoding Fic family protein yields the protein MRPEDFAPQAPGKLLAIGRGLYAFLPDPLPPRLEWNQRLVLLLDEAGRALGELAGLLRQLPNPYLFIRPFIQKEAVLSSRIEGTQAGLLDVYALEAQVPLFPSPELREDAQEVLNYIRALERGRELLQEIPLSLRLLKEVHAVLLRGVRGGGRAPGEFRRAQNWIGPPGSSLEEARYVPPPPGPMLEALDALERFWNSDHKLPPLVEIALVHYQFEAIHPFLDGNGRIGRLLITLMLLERGLLPEPALYLSAYFERHRNLYYDLLLGVSQRGAWEDWLAFFLEGVRTEAKDVAARASRLLDLWREWRERYGRKGGSAHILGLLDLLFERPVLTVPLVKDRLEITHAWANRLVQRLEKDGILTTISKRKRNRLYAAQEILKILEEARHAQKAD from the coding sequence GTGCGCCCGGAGGACTTCGCCCCCCAGGCCCCGGGGAAGCTTTTAGCCATCGGCCGAGGCTTGTACGCCTTTCTGCCAGACCCCTTACCTCCCCGGTTGGAGTGGAACCAGCGGCTCGTTCTCCTTCTTGACGAGGCCGGTAGGGCCCTTGGGGAACTGGCGGGGCTTTTGCGCCAGCTCCCCAACCCCTACCTGTTCATCCGTCCCTTCATCCAGAAGGAAGCGGTGCTCTCTTCCCGCATAGAGGGGACGCAGGCGGGCTTGCTGGACGTTTACGCCCTCGAGGCCCAGGTGCCCTTGTTCCCCTCCCCGGAGCTCAGGGAAGATGCCCAGGAGGTGCTCAACTACATCCGCGCCCTGGAGCGGGGGAGGGAGCTTCTCCAGGAGATACCCCTGTCCCTAAGGCTCCTCAAGGAGGTCCACGCGGTTCTCCTGCGGGGGGTGCGCGGAGGGGGGCGGGCCCCGGGGGAGTTCCGCCGGGCCCAGAACTGGATCGGTCCACCGGGAAGTTCCTTGGAGGAAGCCCGGTACGTTCCCCCTCCTCCCGGCCCCATGCTGGAGGCCCTGGATGCCCTGGAGCGCTTCTGGAACAGCGACCACAAGCTTCCGCCCCTCGTGGAGATCGCCCTGGTCCACTACCAGTTTGAGGCCATACACCCCTTCCTGGATGGAAACGGCAGGATTGGGCGGCTCCTCATCACCCTGATGCTTTTGGAGAGGGGGCTCTTACCGGAGCCTGCCCTCTACCTCTCCGCTTACTTTGAACGGCACCGAAACCTCTACTACGACCTTCTCCTCGGGGTGAGCCAGCGGGGAGCCTGGGAGGACTGGTTGGCCTTCTTCCTGGAAGGGGTGCGCACGGAGGCCAAGGACGTGGCGGCTCGGGCCAGCAGGCTCCTTGACCTCTGGAGGGAGTGGCGGGAAAGGTACGGACGCAAGGGGGGGAGCGCCCACATCCTGGGGTTATTAGACCTTCTCTTTGAGCGCCCAGTGTTGACCGTTCCTCTGGTCAAGGACCGCCTTGAGATCACCCACGCCTGGGCGAACAGGCTGGTGCAGAGGCTGGAAAAAGACGGCATTCTGACAACCATCAGCAAAAGGAAGCGCAACAGGCTTTACGCTGCCCAGGAGATCCTGAAAATCTTGGAGGAGGCCCGCCATGCTCAGAAAGCTGATTGA